CACTAGAATCTGCGCTCTACCGCAAAAATGCTGCGACTTACGCCATTGAGGAAACTCTTACCCTCAAAGCCGCTGAAGAAGAAGCAGAATACCTCAGCAAAGCTCAGATTGAGCAAAAAATTAGGGATACTCGCAAGAAAATGGAAAAAGCGGCCAAAGATCTCGACTTTATGGAAGCTGCAAAACTGCGCGATCAAATCAAAATGCTTCAGGAGAAAGTGAAAGCGGTGTGAGTTTGAGTTTGTGAGTAGTGAGTAGTGAGTAGTGAGTAGTGAGTTTAGAAATTTGAGATTTCTAGCTTATTGCAAACAGCATATAGCTTATAGCGTAAAGCGCTACGCGCGAAACTCACAGCTCCAATGTTTGACAATTTTTTCACATCATTGCTTTCATAAAAATTACCTTTGTACAAAGCTTTAAAAGCATGAAGAAATTAGGTTTAATCATATTTTCTGCACTATTTCTCTGGTCGTGTAATCAGTCGATGGAAAATCAAACTGAGGATACAGCAACGCCAAAAGAACTCGAAACGGAGAGCACGATAGCAAAAGACAGAAAGCTCACTGCAGAATTCTCTGATTACTGGTATCAAAGCAAAGCAGAAATTTCAAGCTATGAGCTCAGTCAGGCACGTTATGGAGAAATGCGTGAAGGCACTGCGATCTTGATTTTCGTGACCGAGCCATTTGACAGAAATGAATTGATCAAATCTGATATTCCCAGCGAGTCAGATGTACGAGTATTGAAGCTCAATGCTACTCGTGATTTTGTAACGGGTATTTATCCTTACAAGATTATGAGCAGTACATTTTTGCCGCTGGATACACAAGAACATGCTTTAAAGGCTGTAGGAAGTATTCAAGAATGGTGTGGGCTCACCTTTCAACAGTTGACACGTGATAATGATAGTTATGATGTGGAACTGCACTCCTACTTCCAGAAAGAAGGAAATAAAAATTTCAAAATCGACTTTCAGATGTTAGAGAATGAGATCCCTTTGAGACTGAGGTTAGGTCCTAAAGAGATGCCCACGGGAGCTATTCAAGTTATTCCATCTATTGAATTCTTAAGGTTGAAGCACGTAGAAACAAAACCCTATGAGGCTATAGCAAAATTGAGTGAACTCCCAGATGGATATTTATACAGCGTTAAATATCCTGAACTGGAAAGGACCATAGCCTTTAAAACAGAAAAACAATTTCCTTTCAAAATACTGAACTGGATGGATCGGTATAATGACGGTGGTACACCTCAGGTTTCTACAGGCTCTCTTAAAAAAACCATTATGACCGACTACTGGAACCAAAACAAACTTGAAAATACAGTCTTGAGAGATAGCTTGGGACTCTGATAATGAAAGAATTTTTTATTCAGATAGAATTTCTACTTAGTGTAGGACTTATAATCACTACGGCCATTGCTCATAGATTGATTATATGGAGTGCGACAAAACTTTCAAAAAAAGTTTCGCGATCAGAACTTCGCAAACAGTATGTGAGTCGTTATGTGGGGTATGTAATCTGGACCATGTGCGCGATTGCGCTAGTTTTGGTCTGGGGATTTAGAAATGAAGGTTTTTGGGTAGCCTTAGGTTCAACGTTTGCCGTGGTAGGTGTGGCTTTATTTGCATCTTGGAGTATTCTAAGTAACATTACGGCAAGCTTTATTTTATATTTTACATTCCCCTTTAAGATAGGCGATCGCATACGTATTCATGATAAAGATCTACCCGTTACAGCGACTATTCAAGACATTAAAGGCTTCTACACTATTCTAATCACTGTAGAAGATGAGATTATAACTTACCCTAACAACTTATTGCTGCAAAAAGGAGTTTCTATATTGAAACCCAATCAAGAATCTATATTTGACAGAGTTCTTGAAACTCATGAAATTGACAAAACCCTAGTAGATGGACCTGAGCGATCAACTTAAAAATTTATTTCCAGATCACGACTTTAAGGAGGAGAATGAGCCTCAAGAAGAGAGTCAAGACCAACTGTGGCTTCAAGACGATCCGCTGTTATGCAAGTTTGAGAAACGCAAGGGAAAAGTGAATACCATCATCGATGGCTACACCGGTGCAACCGAAGATTTTAAACAGTTGGCCAAAGAACTCAAAACCACTTTAGGTGTAGGCGGTAGTTTTAAAAACGACACCATCATCATTCAAGGTGACTATAGAGATAGAATCATGGAGATTTTAAAAGATAAAGGATTCAAAGTGAAGCGTGTAGGTGGGTAATCTTGCGTGGCGCTGTAGGCTGTAGGCTGTAGGCTGTGGGCTGTAGGCTGTAGGCTGTAGGCTGTAGGCTGTAGGCTGTAGGCTGTAGGCTGTAGGCTGTAGGCTGTAGGCTGTAGGCTGTAGGCTGTAGGCTGTAGGCTGTAGGCTGTAGGCTGTAGGCTGTAGGCTGTAGGCTGTAGGCTGTAGGCTGTAGGCTGTAGGCTGTAGGCTGTAGGCTGTAGGCTGTAGGCTGTAGGCTGTAGGCTGTTTATAAAAAATCCCGAAATTCAAATGAATTTCGGGATTTTAGTTTGTAAGTAAAGAGTTTTACTCGTCTCCTACGATATGTTCTATAGCACGGGCAAGTTGAAAATCCTTTTCTGTTAGACCGCCGGCATCATGCGTGCTCAGTGTAATTTCCAGGGTATTGTACACATTATGCCAGTCTGGATGGTGTTCCATCTTCTCAGCTTCCAGCGCGATACGAGTCATTACTGAAAACGCATCCATGAAGTTGTCAAATTCAAATGTTGTGTGAATGGCATCTTCGTAATGATCCCAACCAGGCACACTTGCGAGCTCTTTGTCGAGCTGATCGTCATTTAATTTTTCCATATTACTTGTCTCCGCTTAGGGTATTCTTAATTTTTCTTTTGGCTTCTCCCAGTCCTTCTTTTACTTTACCTTCGACCTGATCTGCCTTACCTTCGCTTTCTAGGGATTTGTCGTTAGTCGCTTTTCCAGCTTCCTCTTTTACTTTTCCTTTTGCCTGATCCCATTTTCCTTCTAATTCTTTGTCGCTCATAATTTTTTGATTTTATATAAATGTAAGCACGCTTTCGCGAAAGCGAACATAAGAAAAACATAATTCTAGAAACTAGCTCCCATATTTAAACCTATTTTAATGCTATTTTTAAACTATGATAAGAAATAAATTGATTCTAGGGCTGGGACTGTTGTTCACCTTATGGGGTAGCGCACAAGACAATCTCGATAACGAGGGGGCTCCTTTGCACGTGCGAGAGGTACCACGATACAATTTATCTGTTGGATTTGGCGTATCACAACCTCTAGGGGAATTCAAAGATGTGGCTGGTGCTGGTTTAAATATAGGAGTGTCCTACGACTATTACTTTAATAAAAACCTAGCATTGAGCACTGGTTTCAATCATGCGTATAATGAGTTCAGAGCAAACGATCGAGAGACTAATGAAAATGCAGATGTACGCGAGGTGGCAAATTATCAAAAAGCCAGTTTTAGCCTAGGTCCACTGCTGACTTTAAGGGATAACAGGTTTCAATTTGACGCCTACGGCAGGCTGGGTTACAGTTTTCTAAACACTGATCCCAAGCAAGCTATTATCCCAGTAGCACAGCCTCTTATAGGTCAATTTCCTGAGTTCAACTTTTATCAACCTGAAGAAAGTAAGGACGGATCCATGTACATGGAGCTGGGCCTGCGGTTCAATTACTATTTCAGAAAGCAAGTTCAGTTATTCTTCAACCCTGCGTTAGCAAGCACCTTTGGTGAGCCTGTAGCCTTTACAAGAGGTTCAGAATCCTATGGGGTAAATATGACAAATTTGCATTTTAATATTGGAGTTAAAATCGCCTTAGGTAAAGAGTACAGCAACGGCGAGAAGCGAGTGGATGAGCAGTAAAATACTTCTTGAAGTCTTTATAAATTTCTATCATTTAAGTATTTTTTTTTATGCTCGGTTCAATACCTATTTTCTAGCATTTCACTACCGTTTAATGGCAACACCCTACCCCACCCTATCTGCAAATGTTGATCAATTCATCTATTGTCTTGAGGTAGTTCCAGACTTAGAAAAAGTTGAAACTACTCCAGTTGTTCAAATTCTGGAAGATATTGCTTTGAAACAAAATGTCTCCAGCATCTATAAAACTTGCGATACTATAGAAGGGTTGCAGGAAAGCCTGGATGCGTTACTTTATGATGACCATAATTTTGAGGATTATGAAATTATCTATCTGGTATTTCCGGGAGAGGCAAATAGCATTTTGATCAATGGCTATTATTATAGTATTGAAGAAATTGCAGAATTATTTGAGGGCAAAATGGAAGGTAAGATCATCCACTTTGCCAACAAAAAAACACTGGATCTCACCGATGAAGAATCACAGTATTTTCTCGATATTACTGGTGCCAGAGCAATTTCAGGCTATGGCGCTCTATCTGAAAGCATGACCAGTGCGTACACGATTGATCGAGTCTTTTTCAGTCTATTTTATGAGAATGATGACCTGCGTGAAGTGGTTGAGCGTATGTTTTACAAGCATTATGATTTATGCAAACTGCTCGACTTTAGGCTCTACTATTAGGCTACAGAGTTCCAAACCATGCATTGGGGCGTCGAGAGTTTATAGATTTCTTCATTTTATAAAACCTTATTTTTAAGGTGAAATCAGCTCCTTTGCTAGTGATCACCTACATTCTGCTCGATATCATACATAATCAGTTGGATTTATTTTCAAAAAAAAAATGCGATAAATGTGACAAATCGATTTTCGTAGCGAATAATGAGGTAAACAGAATTTAGTTTGAAGGACAAGGAAAAAATATATCTATTGGTTCTTGAGGATTACAAAGGGATTATTTATAAGGTAGCTAACACTTACTGCTTTGATCAATCTGATAGAGATGACCTGATTCAGGAAATCACCATACAGATCTGGACGTCCATTGAAAGGTATAGCGGTCAATACAAATGGTCAACTTGGATCTACAGAATTGCTTTGAATACCTCCATCTCATTTTACAGGAAAAATAAAAGACGCAAGGACAAGACGGTTGATTTTAACCCGATCGTGGAAATCGCTGGTATGGATCAACAAAATCAGGAAGATGAAAATTTACAATTGCTAAGAAAATTTATCAAAGAACTGAAAGAAATAGATCGAGCGCTAATCCTTTTGCACCTAGAGGGTTTAGAAAGCAAAGAAATCGCAGGTATTCTCAACACATCTCAAACTAACGTTACAACCAAAACTTCTCGAATAAAAAAGAAACTCAAACAGAAATTCATCGACTTTAAAAACAAATAACATGGAAAACATAGAATTACAGAACATCTGGAAATCACATGATCAAAAACTTGAAGACATGCTGGCAATCAATAAGGAAATCGCAGTCAGTGTTTCAAAACTTAAGCTTGATAAACAGATAAATAGGTTATACCTACCTAAATGGACCGCTTTAATCATAGGAATACCTTACACGGCAATTTTAATTGTAATTACTTTTATTGCTTTTACCGCAGAGGCTTACTTGGTAACATTAGGGTTTGGAGCGATCGCTCTAATAATGACAACAATTCTTTTTGCTTACGTCTACCAATTGTATCTCATAGGAAAAATCAAAAGAGATGAGGGCGTACTGTCTACTCAAAAAACGCTATCGCAGCTTAGGATCTCAAGTTCTAAGAGTCTCCATAGGGCAATTTTTCAATTGCCATTTTGGTCTATATGCTGGATCAGTATCGATGGATTAGTAGAGAATCCAGTTGTCTATGGGGGAGTTAACTTGATAGTATTCATGGCCCTGAGTTATCTATCTTATTGGATTTACAAAAAACTCAATAACGTTAACGGCAGCTCTAGGATTCGGGAATTTTTCTACTCTGGCAATGAATGGGATCCTATTTTCAAGTCAGCAGAAATACTGGATCAAATCAAGGAGTATCAGAAATAAGGTCTAAAGACTAATCCAGCTCGTGTAAAGAAAAGGGCTTCTCCCTTGTAAATATCAACTTTCCAAAGGGCGCTTTTTTAACTAAATTCCTATTTTAGACACCAGAAATAGATAGCAACTTTAAAGCGATCCAGCTAAAATGCCACTTGCGCTTTATGTGGTGGGCTATTTACAACCTATAACACGCGTAAATGAAAAATTTATTGAACTTTTACATGGTGATTTTAGTACCACTCGGAATTATTTTTTTGCTCAATAAAGCTGACTTCATAAACGGAACTTTATTAGTCGGAATATTGCTCTTTTATGCATTAGTCTACAGGACTTATACTGATGGAAAAAGACTTGCGGATAAAAAAATTATTCAGAAAAAAGACATTTGGAAAATGATACTTCCAGGAAAGCGGTTTGAGCATTTCAGAGAATTATACCTCAAGTAAAAGATCAAAATTTGCCAGAAAGGCTATCTTATTAGAATTAAAGTTAAATCCATCTATTTTTCATCTTATCTATTCTGCTCTATAACGCATCTGATATTCCTTTCCCTGCGCTCGTCGGAAGCGAATACCTCTCTGTGTGGCCACCGAATTTCAAAACTATTACCTACTTTTAAGTCTAGAAATAATACCAACAATAACGCGACTCAGCAAGAACGCCGCTCGCTCTTAAGGCGTTTGACGTTCAACATTTTAAATGAAGATATTCTTATTACTAATACTAAACTTGTTGATAGTAACTAGTTGTCAGTCGGGTAAATCGGAATGGCATCTGATTAAAAACTTTGACCAAGTTTCCAAACACGAACCTTTTGGATACAAGTCTGGATACATAAACCAAATAGGAGATACTGTAATTCCGTTAGATAAGTATGTTAGATGTTTTACGGACACTGCTATTTATTACGCAATAGTTTATGATAAAAAACAAGGTCTTATCGGAATAGATTTGAATGAAAAAAAATTGTTCAATGCAGTATGGGACGGAGAAGGTTCAGTAATAAAAGAATCAGAAGGAATGATATTAATTGAAGAGAATGGGAAATTTGGTTTTGCTAATTATAAAGGTAAAACAATAATTGAACCCAGATTTGAATATGCTGAAAGTTTCCGGAACGGAAAAGCTAGAGTTTCAAAGGGTAATATCACAAGGAATAACGCCCTTGAAAAGCTAGAGATAAATAACTGGTATTTTATAGATAAAAATGGGAATGAAATAATAGAAAACTGAGGAATAAACTGAGGTAAAAACCGACGGTTTTTAAACTCTATAGCATGAGATAAATTTTATTAAGGGACACTATCCCTTAAAGTGTGTAAGTTAAAAAAGCTTGGGTTTGACTTTAAATTAGTTTATAGTTGAACCCTTTCTTTATAAATAGTCAGGAACTGATTGAGCACTATACCCCAGTTTCTGATGGGCATTGACCATTTTTTTGTGGCTTCCCTTACGGCCAAATATACAGATTTCATTACTGCGTCATCAGTTGGGAAGGATAATTTGTTCTTGGTGTACTTTCTGATTTTTCCATTAAGGTTTTCTATTAAGTTGGTGGTGTAGATGATCTTCCTGATCTCTAAAGGGAACTCAAAGAAAACGGTAAGGTCTTCCCAGTTGTCGTACCAGCTTTTAACGGCATAAGAGTACTTGTCGTTCCATTTATCGGCAAAGTCCTTAAGAGCAGCCTGGGCAGCTTGTTTTGTTGGAGCGTTGTAGATTTGCTTCATATCTGCGGTAAAAGCTTTTTTATCTTTCCATACTACATATCTACAGGCATTTCTGATTTGGTGAACCACGCAGATTTGAGTTTTGGACTCTGGAAAAACGTTTTTAATAGTCTCTGTAAAACCATTAAGGTTGTCCGTAGCGGTAATTAAGAGATCTTCTACGCCACGAGCTCTCATATCAGTAAGTACGCTCATCCAGAAGGCGGCAGACTCATTTTTGCCCAGCCATAGACCCAACACCTCTTTTTTACCATCTCTACGTAGTCCTACAGCTATGTAAACAGTTTTGTTGATAACCTTAGAGTTCTCACGTACTTTGAATACGATACCGTCCATCCAGACGATTAAGTATACTGGTTCCAATGGCCTGTTCTGCCAGGCGACTATATCATTGGTTATACGGTCTGTAATGCGAGATATGGTAGTTGTCGATATGTCAAAGTTATAAACCTCTCTTATCTGCTCTTCGATATCGCTATTGCTCATTCCTTTAGCGTATAGAGATACGATGACATTTTCAATACCATCTACCATGCTGGTACGTTTTGGAACAAGCATCGGATCAAAGGAGGCGTCTCGATCCCTTGGAACTTTTATCTCTGACTCTCCAAAGCCAGTTTTTACCTTTTTAGTACCGTATCCATTACGCTTATTTGTTGTTGGGCTTTTTTCGTGTTTAGAATAATCTAAATGAGCGTCCAACTCGCCTTCTAGCATCTTCTCAATACCTCGCTTTTGAAGTTGCTTTAAAAAATCATTGAGCTCATCTCCTGTTTTGAACTGCTTTAAAAAATCATCGTTGAATAAATCTTCTTTGTTCATCTGTGTAAAATTTAAAATTAAAATAAAATAGGCTTGGGTCATGACCCAAGCCTATTTTAACTACTTACACAGTTTGTGAGATACGACCTATTAAGGATTCATTTAGTACTTTATCCACACTCGTCAGTAGCTATAAGCTTTCTGCGCGACAATCAAAATTCAAAACAATAATTTACTTTCAAAGACCAAAAACCAATAATATAAATTGCGCAATCTAGCGAAAATGCAACTCCCGCTTCATACTCTGAGCATACTGAATGATAAAAAGCTATGAGGATGATATCTATTTTAATAGGAATAACCGGTGTAATTATTCTGGCTTACTCAATCTGGATTCTAATTAAATCAAGAAACAATGAATGTGTAAATCAATTCACCTTCAAC
This genomic interval from Nonlabens spongiae contains the following:
- a CDS encoding WG repeat-containing protein — translated: MKIFLLLILNLLIVTSCQSGKSEWHLIKNFDQVSKHEPFGYKSGYINQIGDTVIPLDKYVRCFTDTAIYYAIVYDKKQGLIGIDLNEKKLFNAVWDGEGSVIKESEGMILIEENGKFGFANYKGKTIIEPRFEYAESFRNGKARVSKGNITRNNALEKLEINNWYFIDKNGNEIIEN
- a CDS encoding RNA polymerase sigma factor, encoding MKDKEKIYLLVLEDYKGIIYKVANTYCFDQSDRDDLIQEITIQIWTSIERYSGQYKWSTWIYRIALNTSISFYRKNKRRKDKTVDFNPIVEIAGMDQQNQEDENLQLLRKFIKELKEIDRALILLHLEGLESKEIAGILNTSQTNVTTKTSRIKKKLKQKFIDFKNK
- a CDS encoding IS256 family transposase, yielding MNKEDLFNDDFLKQFKTGDELNDFLKQLQKRGIEKMLEGELDAHLDYSKHEKSPTTNKRNGYGTKKVKTGFGESEIKVPRDRDASFDPMLVPKRTSMVDGIENVIVSLYAKGMSNSDIEEQIREVYNFDISTTTISRITDRITNDIVAWQNRPLEPVYLIVWMDGIVFKVRENSKVINKTVYIAVGLRRDGKKEVLGLWLGKNESAAFWMSVLTDMRARGVEDLLITATDNLNGFTETIKNVFPESKTQICVVHQIRNACRYVVWKDKKAFTADMKQIYNAPTKQAAQAALKDFADKWNDKYSYAVKSWYDNWEDLTVFFEFPLEIRKIIYTTNLIENLNGKIRKYTKNKLSFPTDDAVMKSVYLAVREATKKWSMPIRNWGIVLNQFLTIYKERVQL
- a CDS encoding 4a-hydroxytetrahydrobiopterin dehydratase, with amino-acid sequence MEKLNDDQLDKELASVPGWDHYEDAIHTTFEFDNFMDAFSVMTRIALEAEKMEHHPDWHNVYNTLEITLSTHDAGGLTEKDFQLARAIEHIVGDE
- a CDS encoding outer membrane beta-barrel protein, which produces MIRNKLILGLGLLFTLWGSAQDNLDNEGAPLHVREVPRYNLSVGFGVSQPLGEFKDVAGAGLNIGVSYDYYFNKNLALSTGFNHAYNEFRANDRETNENADVREVANYQKASFSLGPLLTLRDNRFQFDAYGRLGYSFLNTDPKQAIIPVAQPLIGQFPEFNFYQPEESKDGSMYMELGLRFNYYFRKQVQLFFNPALASTFGEPVAFTRGSESYGVNMTNLHFNIGVKIALGKEYSNGEKRVDEQ
- a CDS encoding CsbD family protein; this encodes MSDKELEGKWDQAKGKVKEEAGKATNDKSLESEGKADQVEGKVKEGLGEAKRKIKNTLSGDK
- a CDS encoding translation initiation factor, giving the protein MDLSDQLKNLFPDHDFKEENEPQEESQDQLWLQDDPLLCKFEKRKGKVNTIIDGYTGATEDFKQLAKELKTTLGVGGSFKNDTIIIQGDYRDRIMEILKDKGFKVKRVGG
- a CDS encoding septum formation inhibitor Maf — translated: MKKLGLIIFSALFLWSCNQSMENQTEDTATPKELETESTIAKDRKLTAEFSDYWYQSKAEISSYELSQARYGEMREGTAILIFVTEPFDRNELIKSDIPSESDVRVLKLNATRDFVTGIYPYKIMSSTFLPLDTQEHALKAVGSIQEWCGLTFQQLTRDNDSYDVELHSYFQKEGNKNFKIDFQMLENEIPLRLRLGPKEMPTGAIQVIPSIEFLRLKHVETKPYEAIAKLSELPDGYLYSVKYPELERTIAFKTEKQFPFKILNWMDRYNDGGTPQVSTGSLKKTIMTDYWNQNKLENTVLRDSLGL
- a CDS encoding mechanosensitive ion channel family protein, whose amino-acid sequence is MKEFFIQIEFLLSVGLIITTAIAHRLIIWSATKLSKKVSRSELRKQYVSRYVGYVIWTMCAIALVLVWGFRNEGFWVALGSTFAVVGVALFASWSILSNITASFILYFTFPFKIGDRIRIHDKDLPVTATIQDIKGFYTILITVEDEIITYPNNLLLQKGVSILKPNQESIFDRVLETHEIDKTLVDGPERST
- a CDS encoding DUF6642 family protein: MATPYPTLSANVDQFIYCLEVVPDLEKVETTPVVQILEDIALKQNVSSIYKTCDTIEGLQESLDALLYDDHNFEDYEIIYLVFPGEANSILINGYYYSIEEIAELFEGKMEGKIIHFANKKTLDLTDEESQYFLDITGARAISGYGALSESMTSAYTIDRVFFSLFYENDDLREVVERMFYKHYDLCKLLDFRLYY